In Oceanispirochaeta sp., the genomic stretch ATATTTTCGTTGAAGAATCTGTTTTACATCTCCCTGTACCATTTCTATCTGCTCCACATCATCAGAGCTAACGCTCAAAGGAGCAAAAAATATCATTTTATCAAGATCGATTTCATATAGAGAGTTTGCCCTGGTTTCAAAAATCTCCTTTTCTCCCTCGATGTAAATATAGGACATCCCGGTTTCTTCAAACCTTTTCCCAAGATTGAATGTCTGTTTTATTCCTGTTGATTCTGTCAGTGATATGGATAATTCCGGTGAATCCAATCCGAATTTTCTGGAATTCTCATCAGTTAATAAGTGAACGTCATTCATTGTTAGTCTATGAATCATACTCAGTGATTCATTGACATATTCCGAATCAGCAGTCATTTGTATCGGGTTAATAATCAACCATCCCCTATCCGGGATTTTATTCAGCAGAATCG encodes the following:
- a CDS encoding DUF4340 domain-containing protein, whose product is SAFVKTLTGTVLDFRDRNISVTTEYLIDEIRIAREGAETILLNKIPDRGWLIINPIQMTADSEYVNESLSMIHRLTMNDVHLLTDENSRKFGLDSPELSISLTESTGIKQTFNLGKRFEETGMSYIYIEGEKEIFETRANSLYEIDLDKMIFFAPLSVSSDDVEQIEMVQGDVKQILQRKYKDDREVFYSDEKEIPQEDYISLYVNLMSMTVDGYAEKKPEQAMILALTLKRDQQENISVYIYDYEDEYYAMSSSLNQYQFIISKDKVELVIKWFDKINQN